One Coffea eugenioides isolate CCC68of chromosome 2, Ceug_1.0, whole genome shotgun sequence genomic window, ttttctaATGAAACTCCAACAAAAGAATTTGATTTCATCTCAACGAATCAAGAACGTGAACAAGTCATCTTTGAAATGCAGATAATTGTTTTGCCCAAGTTGAAATCGGTGAGGCCATAAATTGACATAAATGCTCCATcacaagaaaataattttacTCCTACAACTGAAGAGCATGAAGCTACTCTTTCTCAAGTGCAAGAATATTTTCAACCCAAGTTAAAACATGGTGAGACCATTACTCGATTTAAATACTCTACCAAAAGAAGATGGTTATGTATCTACTTCTCAAGAACGTGAACATGTTTCTCAAATGTTGAGAATATTTTTATCtaaatttctttagtttttattttttgtgaacTGTAAGCAAAAGGTAAAGAGGGAAATTTATGTCTTTTTTTGGGTCTAAATCAGTACTGGTCCTTTTTTTTCGTTCAAAACATGAAGAcaagaggaaagaaaatgaCCACAAGCTCATGATCAACGGCGAAAAGAAAACCTTAAGATTGAAATGTGCAAGAATGGCTGTTTCTACATTTACATCCATGCTAGCTGTTACTTCAAAGCGAAAGTGGTACTCTTCCATTTTGTGGAGTTTCACTGGTCAAAATGGCTTTGCATGATAAGGTTCATGATCAGCAATTAAGTGATCACAAATGATAAGGTTCATGATCAATACGACTGTTCATGATAAGGTTCATGATCACTGGTCAATTGGCCCTTTATTAACATGCAAGTATTTCGCTCCATTCTACTCAAGTGCAAAGGACTTACTCAAGGCCAAGCTTCTTAACAAGTACGCCAAAACAGAAAACCGTGTAAACATGCAGATTTTACTCCATTGTTAACAAGTACTCAAACTTCTAAACATAAAAAACATGCAAAAAGCATAGAAGAGAAATGTTTGCCTCATTTAGAACTCAAGACCAAATTACAACTTTCtttaaagaatttcgttctAATCCATATTAGAAAGAGCTATTTTTGCCTCATTGATAACTTGCGACTCACACTTAATACAATCCGGCAATTGCCCATTTCTAGTCaacttttatttgtttatatgtGAAATTTTATAGTTATTTTCACCACAAATTTTCATTACTTCAACCATGCATAATTGTAGTGTCAAAAACACTTTATTTGAATCTTCATTTGGGAACGTATCAAAAGCTTTCTCCACAGCAGAAACAAATTTATCAATTGTGGATAGAGCCTCTTGGTGTTAAAGTGAATCAATTGCTCTAAAGAAACCAAGATGCAAGACATTCATATCGGGACTATTTGCGGGTTGACAACACAAACGGATGTCGAATCAATCTATTTTTGCAGCTTTAACGAACCCGACATCATTAATATCTAAATGTGGCTTTGCATTATCTTGTTGAATGAATATCATCTTAGAGCTAGAACATGACCATTTTTCTCTAATCGCAGGCAATAATTTTTCGATAAAACATGATCGAATAACAGTTTTTGTAATTGACAAAATTGGCTTTGTCTCCAAAGTCCCTGCACTGCGATTCTTGCTATTTTGCTTGGCTGGTTCCTTGAACACAAATGGCCAAATCCCAATTTTCCCATTGAATTGCTTATTGAGGGTGATATCATATCTCGGACAAGCAACGGCTGCTAAAAACATGAGTTTTGGAACAAATCTTTTACTTTTGCAAGTACGATAAGGCTCTTGTCCCAACGGGTGAAGATAGTATCTTTGTGATGTCTTGGACATGTAAAACCATTTCTCATCAATATGGATACCATCATGCATATTATCAAAGGAAAATTTAGATGCAAGTGTACCTTCACTAATCATTGACAAGCAGAACTCCAACCTTGCTTTCTTATTGTCATTAGACAAACTAGGGGGAAAAGCCCGCACGACGCGCGGGAGTTTAGTGCCTATAATTAAAGAtgattaataattattatttggtattttgtaGTATAAGAATTGAAGTATGACAATTTTAATATATGatattaaacagaaaaatcataagttACATATTGAGTTAAAAAATATACTAATATGCAATGAAACAGAATTATAAGATATGATCAACTACTTTGCACCTAACCTAATAAAATAAAAGACTTACTTATATCTGCTCATGCACTTTATGTATATTAAAATCTGTTATTTAGTTTGAATTTGATCGTAATATAAGGGCAGTCCATCACATTATCTTGTCATATAAGTGAGATTTGAACAATTAGcatatttgaagaaaattattgCTAGTGGAATTTCGGTTCTTGCAAGCCAAATTCTTGAATTTATATTGATTCCAAGAACATATCATCATGAGACCTCCACATTCACCAATCAATCAATTATGATTTATTGTATAATTTAGAACATATAGTAAAGCATCTCCTTCTTGATAGGGATTACAATCACTAAATATCAGTTTTTGATCTAGTTGCAAAGATATACAATAACTAACATGCTAATTTAGAGGAATAACCACATCAAATAAAGTACTAAAACATCTTAGACCactcaattcaagaaaacaattaaaagtaatgaAGTACATACTTTAGATTTGCAGCCAAATAGTTCTAAGTAGATAGCTAAACCTATTGGTaaatcaaatgaagtgaaaaatttGCCTAAATggaatcatcaataaaatagcaaacaatttgaaaattatcataactaatagttaaaacaacaaaagtagATGCAATCTGCATATGGAAAAATTTATGATGATAAACTTACTTTAAACcacaaataataattaacaaaTGTGATCTCCTCCCTATCATGCCTATCTAACATGgacaattgaattaaaatactaaaaaattatCGCACATACAACCATCAAGATTATAGATTTTTTACAACCAAAAAGTAGATTGGTTAAAGAAAATATACCTATTGAGATTTCTTACAAGCAAAAAGTAGATtggctaaaaaaaataaacctatTGAGAAAGATGTTGCAAAATGGGGAAGAGGAGTAGCTAATGTAGCAACATCCGAATTTAATAGGCTACATGATTGTGGTGGAAAAAAGTtgtaagtaaatgaaatgaatttgaacAGATGGGGGTAACGGCCAAGAAAGCAAACTTCTCTACTAATTGGCATTAATTGTGTCTTAATATCTATATATCATAAGTTTGCAAATAACTTAGATGTTAATACAATTAAATGATTAGAAGGGCTTTTATGTAATTTCACTAAAACACAAGCTGAATTTAGTTATACCTAGTGTTCAATCGGATATCTGTCACCCCTAGCTTTAAATGTCTAAAATGACATCTAAGTAATTACAACAAAACTAAATTAGCTATAATGACTTGTATTCAATACTCCAATTGCACTTCAATTACTTTTACATTTCCAAAATAGCCCTACCCTTACGGTTGAAATCCAAAGAACATCTTTACTctaaactcattcttatatagtataaggatatgGTTTTATTAGATTTGAGTGGGGTCGAATCGATCCTTCTTTGATTCTTCTATGTAAGCTTGATTTTGATACATCCAAAGCTTTTGCTGAAAATCTTATATTTGTTCGACGACGAAAAGGGATGTCTTTTATATCTTTCAAATTGACTTGAATTTTCTTACGACCAACCCTCTTCACAAGTTTTTGAGATAAATTTGGTAGATGAACATATGTAGTAGTAGCACACTTTCCTTCATGCCATATTCGAGAAACTGATTTTGTAGAAATATCGAAACATTTTGCAACTCTTGAAATCGCCCCCTTTGGTAACTTTCTATTTTTTGCATTCTTTGAGTAGCATTTCGTAAATGGCTCTCTTCATGGCAGTAgtgagatttttctttttcattggCTGACGTGTGTTTTCTAACATTGCAATGTAACTTCCAAAAGAGTTAGCATCTTCAGAAATTTGATTCAAATAGATGGAAGTATCAATGAAAGTATATTGTGGTGAAAATGAATCAATAGGAGTATCAATGGTTGAGAAATTGCCAAGAAAATTATCATCTTCCGAAAGATGATTTAAATTAATGAAAGTATTTTTTTTGCAAAGTTGAGGAGATGTTCTCTGGCAAAATATTCAAATCGATGGCACTAATTTTGGATGAATTATCCATTTTTCATTGCCTTTACTTAAGCTTGATTAGTTGCCATATTTATAAAGTTCAGTGTAAAATTTGAAGACAATTTTGGTGGGAAGAACATGAATCCACTATTGGCGGATGATTGAAAATCAAATGGAGTATTAAGCGGCTGAAACTTTTGATTATGAATGGGAGTATTAGGCAGCTCAAACTTTTAGATAATTTCAATAGAAACAATCATGGTGCACTATTGGcgaaaattgaaaatgaaatgGAATACTCTTGACGGAGTACTAGGCTGATGAAACGGAGTATTGGCAGAAGTTGAAAATTGAATGATAGGGTTCATGATCAATACGGCTCTTTGTGATCAAGTTCATGAAATATTAGGCGGCTAaacttttttttgttgaaaatgtgaaataatgtaaaatgagaattgattctttttttaccatcaattcaaacTTCCACAAACCATCAATTTAAgttttcttgaataattaatataaagttatactctatttaatgtgagggtattttagaaaaataacaatctaaatttattttttcaataaattcaactattttttcttaaattatgtGAAAAAATTAGAACTATCAAAAATTGGAACAAAGGGAGTAATAAGTCCTCCCAGGACTGAGTAGACTTGAACCTTTATTACTCTCCGCGTCCCATTTTGACAgttctaatttttctttcacACATTTTAAGACaaagtagttaactttattaaaaaaataaatttatgttactattttttttaaaatacccttacattaaatagagtacaactttatattaattattcatGGAAACTTAAATTGATagtttatgggaacttgaattgatggtcaAGAAATAATCAATTTTCATTTTACATTATTTCACATTAAATTTATGGGATTAGTTAACaatatatattaaataaggTAGTTTATACTGATAACAACATATATTGAATAATGATATTTttagagaaaataaaaaataattacatttttcaattgaaaagtgTACTATAATTTGGGtcccaaatgaaaaaaaaaaaggactatcaaaatgggacgGATGGAGTATTATTTTTTGGGTTGCttgctttgtttggattgcatttttctgaattttttataaaaaaaattattatagcGATTTGGTATATGTAAGAAAAAataggtgattgaaaaatacgTGTGCAAAGAACGCAGCAatttttcaatccaaacacagCTATCCGCAATAATTTCTGATGTCATAACAGTGCAGGAGGAGTTGAAAATGACATGGGCACGTAAATGCGAGGAATTTAATTCGAATATTCTCTTCAAGATATTTTAACGCCTAACTGACTAACTAACTAACTAGTTGGTTTTTCTAAATTTAGGCTGATGCGAACCCCAGATGGGATTGGACGATATGTTTCCTTAGATTAGACGTAATTTCCCCTCCACCGCCTTATTCTGTAAATAATACTACTTTAATAATATACAGTACTGTGTATCATTGATCAGGTGTGTGTGCGTAGGGATAATACTAATTTAATAATACTACTTTAACTACtatggatagagtattattttaaataattatttaaaataattattgtaatattttttgtgacatgatgtgatatatataagataaaaagttaattaaaaacataaaatgatatattagaaaatgtgtttattatccaagtgaaaatttttttaaaaaaaaattagcaatcCATTCAAAGCCATAATACCCGGCAACTGGTCGCGCCACTGTCCGCGTCGCCACCGCACTGGAGCAAAAGTCAAACGACTCTTCTTCTCGTCGTAAGGTCAAGAAATGCTTTGAGATTAGATTACCACCGTCGGCCTCTAATTCCATCTTTCTTCAACTCCTACGTACGAGTGATTGAAAGTAAATTCCACGCGTCACGCAGGATTCCTTACAATCGCCTCTCCGGCTCTGGAAGTACACGACTTGGGGTATTTCCATTTCAGACGAGAGACGGGAAGGTCAAGCAGGGGAAATTAGTACCAATTTTATGTTAATTCTTTAGATACTTGATATCCTGCATATGTGATTTCTGTGcagatttatatatatatatataaaagaaaaaaagagaaagaaagaacagACTAATATCAATAGATAATAAGTTAATTAAACTACTTGGTAAACCTCCGATCCAAAGCTCATCAACTTAGTAATGAAGCTTTAAGCATAATTCATCCTCCTTATCTTTGAAATACTCTCGCCTAatcatttatttaaaattaaaattgggaAGTAGAAATACGTACTATCAAATTGGTGGGTTGGGCTCTAACCACCCGATATTGACCGTCAATCCGCAAAAAGCACCCGAAatgattttcttctttttttttttcccaaaatcaCACAAGAACAGCTAGATTAGAAACACTCAGAGGTAATCAAAATCCTGGTGCAAAACACACCAATTGGTAATTGGATGTGCGGCCGAGGACCTTAAATTCAGGGTAACTACCCCACAATCTTTCGATGTGGGATGGATGACCAGACCCCCCCCCCCGAGCACAACCTCACCAAATATTTTTGGTTGTTCCAACAAGTCGAAATCACACAAAAACAGTTAGATTATAAATACTCAGAGGTAATCGAAATCTTGGTGCAAAGCACAATTTAAGGTGAAACCCACAAACCAATACCATCCAACCAATTAATAATTGAAGGTGCAGTCGAGCACCTTAAACCCAGGGTAACTACCCCACAATCTTTCGATGTGGGTGGATGAGCACCCGAAATGATTTTCATTGGAAGCCTATAACCATTTCGACTGCGTTGAAAGTTCCGAGTAACGGAAACACACGCAAATGCTTTCAAGTATAGAGCATACATACTGCAGTAGTCTACAATAATTTGGTCGGAGTCAAGGTTCAACGTCTATaatattttctttcttgtttgggTTAGAAAGATATTATCTATGccccctcccttttttttttgtttaatactGACGCCACAGCAATTGTGGATTAAAAGGAATAGTCTGACAAACTAATTCCAACGGAGAGAAATCAAGGGCGATTCGTGATCAACCCTTAGGGTACGTTTGGTTCCCCATAGAATTGGAGTGTAGAATTGGAATTGGAGCTCCAATTCCAATTCTTGTGTTTGGGTACTATCTTTCCTGTAGAATTAGAATCGAATTACAATTCCAAATCGATCGAATTCCATGGTTCCAATTCTTTGGCTAGACCAAAgaattccaattccaattccaCAACTAAACGGGTCCACACGCGGATCTAGTATGGGTCAAAAATTAAAATCGGGTCAAAGGATATTGGCACCTCTTTCTTCCTGTCTAACTCACCATTTTCCTCAGCCGCTAGGGCTCTGCTCTCCACCATCACTGCCACCTGCAATCCTAATATCTTACCTTTCCCACCACCGTTTCCCCCCTGCCTTCCATTTCTCTGGCCACTTCCTCCATTCTTCGCCACTCTCGCCACTGTCCACCCCAAATTTCAGACACATTTAGGGCTTGTGGGACACCCAGGAAGGATAATGCGAACGCAACACAGCAGAGGAGCACCTTTTGGTCTCTGAGATTTTGCCGCTACTATTGTCCCAAATCGAAATGGCTTGTGCGGAACTTTGAGCCTAAAGATGTACTAACACATGGCAACCTCGAATAGGGTACCGGTGGTTCGCGCTAAACACCCATCATATTAGGGAAATTACAAGCCAAGTTGGTAAGAGTTGTTTCTTAATTTTTCCAGCATCAAAATAATCTACTATCAGAATAATCTCTTAATCTTTCCAGCATCTTTCTAGcacataattatttttttgcttcaaaaaaaaaagaaaattatgattAATAATCATTGGTTATGGGTTTTATTACATAGCTTTTTTTTCATTGGATACATTGCAatggtttgttttgttttgtgaaGGTAAATTTGTCTAAATTTTTGCCAATCAaacagcattttttttttttggtattttctgATATTTTGCTCTAGTATTTTTGGCTTCTAGATTTATGCTGTtaataagaattaaaaaaaaaaacacaagttGATcgtttgtttcctttttcttattttgggtttgagTTCAATTAGTTAAATCGAGTCCAAGTTTTAGCTTGTTGGAATATATAATGTTAGTTTAAAATCATATTGGTGATGAAGATGAAAGGGGTAATCTCGTATGTCTTCCTTAAAATGGTTTTTTGAGATATATTAGAAGCTTTTGCATTGTGGAACCACAAATTTACCTTGACAGAGCGAATTTTTAGTTCTATACTACAGTTGTCCTGCAGTTCTTTGGTGTATGTTTCTGTATATAATCAATTGTTACGCATATTTTAAAGCTTATGTGGTGTAACAGTTGGGCCTTCCCTGCAATTCATTGCTAGTTAGGAAATTGTAAATAGCTATCTttatcacacacacacacacacatatatagaGGAGTTTCAAGGGGAAGATAATTAATCTTTTGTTCTGTAACTCACAGAATTGAGTGTAATAGTTTCCCAAGCTTGTTTTTCAAGGCAAAATGGGCAGTACCAAATTGAAACACTAACCTGATCATAGCAATGAATCACAGAAGCTAATAATTATGTTTACCAACAACTTGCACAAACTAATGAATTACAAAATTGTAGCTAATTCCTAAGCGATCTCTAAAGTATTAAAGGTGTATAAGCCAATATATTTGTTTCTGTCAATAGTTGTATTCACAAGCTGTAAATGTAATATTTCGGGAAAGGCAAAAATATTATTGCTGATTATTATGTCAGAGGTTTCATTAGCTATCATTTTAGCTTCAATTGACTATGTAGAATTTAACACACTcactttttaaaatttggtcTTTTGACTTACCTTTTCTTATTGTTGTCGTGATTTTGAATTGCAGAATTTGGATATTGACATGGATAAGGAAGGAGACgagcaaaaaacaaaaaagagaaaagtggtagttGCAAATTATATGGTAACAGTAGCCACATTAGTAGTTTGGTGGCATGAGAAACATATAGTAAAGGAGCCTTACTTGGACTTTCTTGTTGATGCGGGTTATGCAAATAGCTCCGGTTTCTTAGCTCCATATAGGGGAGTTAGATATCATCTTAGCGAGTGGTCTGCTAGTGGGAGCAAGCCTCAAAATTTTAAAGAGTTATTCAACCTTCGACATTCAATTGCTCGAAATGTGATTGAAAGGACATTTGGTTTGTTCAAGAAGCGGTGGGCCATTTTGAGAGATGCATCTTTTTGTGATGTTAAGACTCATGTCATGATAATTAATGCATGTGTCATCCTTCATAATCTTATTCGAGTAGAACAACCAAATGACCCTTACTTGGATGAAGTTGATGCTGAGATGCGAAGAGTACAACATGAggttgatgatgaagatgaaatggAAGATGAAGATGAGGAGAATGGAATGGAAGATGATGGTCCAAATAATGATGGTGGTGTAAATGCTGTTAACGAGAATCGAATTCGAACAGTACAACCAACTAGCGAGTGGACACAATTTAGGAATGCTTTAGCACGAGCAATGTTTATTGACTATCAAATTAGACAAGGCCATCATGGAAGTTGAAATTTGATAGGAATTTATTCGAACTTAATTTAATATTAGAATGGCcatttattgaaaaatagtAGCAATGTATAACTgtgcttttctttctcttttttttttggctaaaaaCACTTTGTTTGCGTATTCATGTATTGAAATTTCTTGTAAGATACAAAACTCAAATATTTATAATAGGCACAAGTTATGACTTTCCTCCCAATTCATATCATAGAGTAGGcttttgattttctaaaatttaaagTTCTTAACTTTAAAAAAGTATCAAGGTTTTAACTCGATAAATATTAACTACTTTTTAAGTTAGAATatacatttattttttatttaatttaatttaatttttttaaaaaaagaattttttttatttttgcaaaaaaggaactaatttttttttcttttaaagctTTATTAACAATTagttaaatgcaagaaaaaataaattattaaaggtACTAATTGATTTTTTCCTTAAAGCTTTAGTAACAATTAGCTAaatgttaaaaaattattatatagtaaaaaaaagaaattttttatgtAAGGAAATATTAGTTGGaaacaattctaattcctaatgaattcttctctcatacaaacaaagaatttggaatttcaaataaattccGTATCAATTCTATGCATTTCCCAAACGAAAGAATTGAAATGATTTGGAATTCCAATTCATAGAATTCCAATTCTAATTCAATTATAATTCTGTAGAACCAAACGTACCCTTAATATAAAAGAATCAAATTATAACCCAAATAAAATTCAACGAGAATCCATAATCTTCGGGCATGGGCACTCAGAGAACACGGCAAAGCcagttaatttgatttaaatattcaacAAGAATCCAAATTTTAGAGCATCCCTattttagtagtttattttattaattttataataataataataaacggGTGATATGGAAAGAGTAGCATTAGTTGATTAGGAGGATCTTTGCCAAGTAAGCCTTTTATGATAGACGTAAGTGTATGCAAATGATgtggaaaaaaaatagaaaggatTACCGCTAAGTTCTTATTTCAATTTAGTGGTCTCTATCATATGAGCTCCTTAGATTATGGGGCAGCAATTTTTTAAATGACCGACCATAAATCATCATCTTATAAAGAAAGGATATAAAATAGAGTATATAGGTGAGAAATATATCCCTTCTTGTTATTGACACAAtaataaaagggataattttagaaacctcccctgaggtttttaataattttacttGGCTTCtctaaggtttcaaaaattacatgtACCTCCCTTGTCcatttaaaataacaatactaactttaatatttttaataaaactcTTTTGTTGCCATGTTTATGCAATACTAACCTTAATATTGaggattttatattttttttaccattttccttcttattcatttttcttataTTTCATTAGAAGTATAGAAGAATTATCAATGTTGTCCCTAATATCTATTCAAATTACATTAAactagtaatattttttttatgacTTTTAATATTCTCCAATTTTTTTGGTAGCTCTCTTTTTTTGGTATCAAAATCAAGGGTAAGTCAACATTGATTAAAAATAAATGCCCCAAAATTACTACCAAATTATGATAGTTCCATCATTAAACTAGTCCAtgaattttcatttaaaaagAAGTCCATaaactttaaaagaaacaaaatagcACTCTCTatcttaaaaataatttatattccCAGTAAAACACTATGAAAATACCCCATTATAGCAAAAGATTTATTATTATAGTTCATTATTAAATAACAAATATTAGCATGAAAACTTGATACTCTTTTTGTTTAGAAGAACAAATTGAACTTTGTAAGATAAGAGCATTTTAGGGTATTCATTAAACTTTTTACTCTATTTTCAAGTTTGGTTACCAAAAtgtcaaatcaagggaggtaagtgtaatttttaaaacatcAAGAGAACTAAGTGAAATAGTAAGAAACCTCCCTACTGAAATTCTCCCATAATAAAAGCCGCCCACAAACCATGGGCAAATGAACTCACAAAACCTTTAGGTATGCGATGACGTCATGGACAAAGTAAGGCGCAGTTGACAAAGGCGAACACACAGTTGACAAATATTACACGAAATTATGTTAATTTGGGGCCCACTCCAAGGAAATCGTGTAAATTCCTCTCACTCTTTGTTAGGCGATGTCGAGAGTCATATTGGCTTGTTTGGTTTTGCAGAGTTTGTTttttacaagttttttaaaaattttaactataataacctcaaaaaatatttcaaagtttttaaactatacacttcaaaatattaaaaaaaaacacacttcacaaaattttttaaaaacttttacaGTAAATTACAATAAAGTTTTAGATAAACTTTCAAAAAACTCACCTGCCAAACTCACCTACAGTAAGCTACTCCTCCATCTCATTTATTTAGTCATATTTTAAAAATCTaatctttttaaaaaataatgttttgattataatatttatacttttttttaatttcattccctaaatttaaaatttaaatttaaatagtAACATACATATgaatagaaagaaaaattatattaaaaaaaaattaaaaatgatttgacttttcaaaataaaaagtacaCACTTCAATGGGACGACGGGAGTATTATATTGTTGAGGCTGATAACAAGTTTTAGGATTTAATCAATCTTCCATGCTTTGAAACTTTTCGGAAATGAcgtgccccaaaaaaaaaaattttatttccgaaataagataataatTTAGGAGTGAAACAAAATATGCGAGCCAAGCCTGGCACGgtagaaacaaaaaataatccGAGGAACGACCGTGGGGAGACAGATACATTGAACCTAGACACCTCGTTCCCCCATATTCCAGGGTCCAGGGTCCAGGCCTATAAATATTGCAACGCCTTCTGGGTTgtcaagaaattaagagcaaaCGTTGGCAAATAATCAAACAAGTTCCCCCTTGTTTCTCTTGGCAAATACTTACTAATTACTAGCATAGTTTGGAAgcactctctcttttctttcttcaatttgTTTGTCTTCTTGAGATTAGACA contains:
- the LOC113761904 gene encoding uncharacterized protein LOC113761904, producing MVTVATLVVWWHEKHIVKEPYLDFLVDAGYANSSGFLAPYRGVRYHLSEWSASGSKPQNFKELFNLRHSIARNVIERTFGLFKKRWAILRDASFCDVKTHVMIINACVILHNLIRVEQPNDPYLDEVDAEMRRVQHEVDDEDEMEDEDEENGMEDDGPNNDGGVNAVNENRIRTVQPTSEWTQFRNALARAMFIDYQIRQGHHGS